The DNA window CAGATTGCTCATGGTGGCTGATGAAATTGATGTGATGGGCACTGAAGCTATTGCTCTGCCTTTGGATTTGACCCAAACTGTTGAGGTCAATATTGCCATCGCGAATGCCTGGAAGCAGCACGGACCGATTCATTTATTGGTGAACTGTGCTGGGGTCGCTCATCAATCTCCTTTCTTGCAAACTAAGCTACCTAAGGTGCAAGAAGAACTCTCTCTGAACCTCATGGGAATTTACACCATGACTCATTTTCTCGCCCGACGAATGGCGAGTAAGAAAGAGGGACGTATTGTTAATGTTTCTAGTCTCATGGGTAAAATCGGTGCGCCCACTATGGCGACCTACTCTGCTACGAAGTTTGCGATCTTAGGCTTTACCCAAGCCCTCCGCAGTGAGTTGTCTCCTTACAACATTAAAGTCACTGCTCTTCTTCCTTCCTTAACGGAAACCGATATGACACATAATACTCAGCGGTTTCGCTGGGTCGCTTCTATGACTCCTGAAAAGGTTGCGAAGGTCTTTGTCGATAGCCTCGGAAAGGAATCACCTGAAATCTTGGTGGGATGGCAAAGTCACCTCGCTGTATTAGGAAATCGTCTGGCTCCAGGGGTATTGGAATGGTGCTTGAAACTCACTGCTCCTAAAGCAGATAAGCAGACGATGAAGAAACCTATTTTTAGCAGTGGCTTCTAATCTGTTTCATCAGTATCCAGCTTTTGGGCTTGGCGAACGGCTTGGCTTGGTCTATGGGAATGATGGCGGGATTGGCGAGGGCTGACGTGGATGTGTTCACCAACAGGTCCGCTGACAATATCGTGGTTTTGAGCATTTTCTGTGTGGTCAAAACTGATTATTTGGAGACTGTAAATTATTTTGTGTAAGCGGTTTAAAGTACATCCAGATTGAAGGAGACCGCTTTGAAAAAACAACGCCACTGTGATCCAAAAGTTGAGCAACTTCTTGATGAACTGATGCAGGACTACAGCAGTCCTGAGCAGATATTGGGGAGGAGGGATTAATCAAGCAATTATCAAAACGCCTGATTGAGAAAGCCTTACAAGCAGAACTGAGTCATCATCTGCAAAGCACACCCACAGGAGAGTCTCCATCGCCTTCAAAATCGGGCAATAGTCGTAATGGGTATTCCGCTAAAACGATCAATACCGAACAAGGGGCTTTCGACCTTCAGATCCCTCGAGATCGCCTCAGCGAGTTTGAGCCGATTATTGTGCCTAAAGGCCAGCGTCGATTGGCCGGTCTTGATGAGAAGATTTTGGCACTGTATGCACGAGGGAGCAGTACCCGAGATATTCAAGGCCAGCTGGAAGAGTTGTATGGAATTGAGCTATCCCCAACCCTGATTTCTCAAGTCACCGATGCGATTACGGAAGAAGTCCGTCAGTGGCAAACTCGCCCCGTGGATGCGCTGTATCCCATCCTGTTTTTGGATGCATTGTACGTCAAAATCCGCCAAGAAGGACGGGTTAAAAGTCGGGCAGTATATGTAGTACTAGGGATTAACCTCGATGGCCACAAAGAAGTCTTAGGCTTATGGATCGGACCTCAAGAACGGGAGGGGGCTAAATTCTGGCTCAAGGTCTTGACGGATCTCAAAAATCGGGGGCTACAAGATGTTTTTATCGCTTGTGTAGACGGATTAACAGGTTTTCCAGAAGCCATTGAAACCCTCTATCCCCAGACTCGTGTGCAACTCTGTATCGTCCACTTGATCCGCAATTCTCTCAAATATGTCAGTTGGAAACACCGCAAGGAAGTTGCAGCTGATCTCAAGCCGATTTATCAAGCGGCAACGGTCTGTGAGGCGGAAGATGCTCTGACTCACTTTGCCGATAAGTATGATCAGGTTTATCCCACCATCAGTCAAATTTGGCTGCGCCATTGGGAAAGGGTGATTCCTTTGTTTGATTATCCGCCTGACATTCGCAAGGCCATTTACACCACCAATGCCATTGAATCAGTCAATCGTAGTCTCAGAAAGGTTTTGAAAACTAAAGGAGCATTCCCAGATGAAACCTCTGTCTTCAAACTGCTGTATCTTGCACTCAATAACATTTCCAAAAAATGGACGATGCCCATTCGAGATTGGAAAGCAGCTTTAGCAAGATTTGCTATTGAGTTCCCTGAACGATTCCCTATTGACTAGATGATTGAGCTTACACAAAATTCTTGACACTCCCTTATTTGCACCGATAACAGCACCTGATCCATCGCCACCACCCAAAATCACCTCGGAATCCACAGAGATTCCATCATCACCACCCTCTTCCTGCCCGATTTCCTGATCAGATCCATGACAAAATCCATCGATTTCAGATCGCTTTTCAGTTTCTGTAATTAGATCATCCTCTTTATTACAGAGTTCACAACTTGGTCTATTTTTCTCTAATCTCTGATTCCATTTCGCCTGAAATGCCTTCAGCATCTGGTCTTTATAAGCTTCATTGCCCGAATAGCGAATCACATACAGACTCACAGATTCCTCACTGCCTACCTTCACCAGCTCATGGGCTACCCGCTTAATGAGCTTATTGGCGATGGCTAATGCACTCTGACCCTCACAGATGACATTCCTAAAGTGTCGATAGATCTGATAGCGATATTCCAACGCCTTCACCTTGATATCCTCCAGCCGCTGATCCACCTCCGACATCACCATAATCTCCATCCGCATCCGGGCCTCAACCTGCTCATATCGAGCCTGGGTAAACGCCTGAGACTGCTGCTCAATGGCGTCCAATAAACTCTGCTTCTGGCCTTTAAGCCCCTGCTTCTGCTGCTCTAACTGCTCCAGCTCCCCCTTCAGCTTCTTCTTCCTAGGATGGGCTTTCCTGCCCAATGCAGTCAGCTTGGCCTGAATCACCTTCTGCTCCTGAACCAACTCACTGATCTGCCCAGACAGTCCCTTGACCTCCAACCTCAATGACTGTCGTTGTCGCTGTACCTGACGCCCCTTCTCCAACGCCTGATCGTAGGCTTCATAGTCCTTGCTGGTGACGTTGTAAGTATCCACTAAATCAAATACGCCGATATCACGAAGTAGCTGCACCTGAATTCGATTATTGGATAACCGATGAGTCAGAACGAACTTGCTATTGAGCTGTTTCATAAAATTTCTCCTATCTAATTCCTCAGCTACTTCAGGGTGATAGGACATCCAATGCAACTTAGTGGCACTCTTTAACCGACCTCGATGTTCCACACAGACTTGATGAATAAACTCATCCGTCAGCTCTACCCCTGGCAACTCATCCTGCAACAGTGATTTCTTGGCATCCAAGGTATCTGCATAGGTGGCTGATGAACTCCCCATGACTCGTATGGCCTGCTCCACCGTGAACCTTTCCCCGTCAGCCGTTCCCAGCATCACCGCAGTTTCCACCTCAATCTGCTTCCGCACCTTACTAAAGGCTTCCACCACCGTAGAATTGCGCTCCTTCAGCTCCTCCAACTCAATGGGGTGCCCATGTCCTTCTAAGAGAACCAGCAATGATTCTCGCAAAGCTAACAAGGATGCAATGGAGCGAGTCTGATATCGAGCAAAGCTGACATTGTGAATATTGTTGGGATTCTGCTGATAAGCCTTCAGTGCTGCCAACTGTTGAGCTGTTTCAGGAGACTGGTCATGAACCAACTGCTGTTCTAAATCAATGGAAGCAGCCACATCTTGTCCATACTTGGACTGAAGCATGATGCACTGCTCTACAGACTTAATGGAAGGAATATCAGGGATATGAGCCTTCCGAGTCACATAGATCTCACGAGTGACCTTGGCTCGATATCGCCAGAGCTGCTGATAGACACTGCGGGCATGATTGGATGAGGCATAGCAGAACACTCTGCTGAAATAAGGAATCAACCGAGGTTCATCAATACTGACTCCACTTTCAGCAGTGGGACTTAAGAACAAAGCCGTGGGCTGATATTCTTCGACAAACTGAGTGGGATTAGCCTGGAATATCTTGTTCTCAGGCCGCTCCGATGTCTTGCGGTCATGGCGCAGAATCCCCTTAGCAAACTCCGGGTTCACATCCGCAATCATCCGCTCTAGCTTCTCTAGGAATTCCTGAGAAGTTGCCACAACGATAAACCGCTCATTATCAGCAACAGCAGTTAGGATTCTCTCTAGAAACTGAGAAGTCTGACCTGAGAACACCTTCGTGGGAAAGTTGTCGTTAGGCTTAAACTCATTGACGACAATCTTAGTGTTGTATTTGCCCCCAGTAATGCCCTTGATATAGTCAATGGGAATTTGAGACAGGGAATCTTCCAACAGAATGATGTTGCCTCGGGTTTCCAATACTCTGTTAGCAATGGCATGAAAATGCTCCAGGATCTGATTCTGCCGATCTCCCAGAGTCTGACCTGACAACACATGGAAGAGGGCAGCATCTGCCTCGTCCAAAATAATGCAGCTATCCGGTTCAATATCATCGACATCAATCTTGAGTAGGCTATCGAAGCAGAGCAGGATAGACCGCTCAGACCGAAACCCCATGCTGATATCGCCTTTGTATTCCTTCTGCAATCGGAATAGGTGAATGAGATTGTAGAGAGTATTACCATAGGCATCTTTAGACGTGAATCGCTCCTCAGTGTTGTAGAGTAGGTTGTTTCTATAACCGGGCATGATCACCTGGCCCTTGACTCCCTGCACTAGAGACTTCAGCATCTCTGTTTTCCCTGTGCCACACATGGAAGCAATGGCAACCACAGACCCTGGATCAATCACACCAAGATCCGAGAGTTCAATGTACTGCTTGTTGATGATGGCGGTAGGGGTATCCGTTAGACCATTCAGCTTCATAAAAAGCTGGCCCAGTTCATATTCCAGACCCAGGCTATTGAAGAACCAAGTGGGCTTGAACACAATCTGAGCCAGTTCCACTGGAGTCAGTTCATCAACATCAACAGCGTTATCTTTATAGTTCTGACCCCACCAGGCCACTTCCACCTCATAGCCCCACTCTTCCATCAGTCGAATAACCCGCTGATACTGGCGAAAGACATTGAGGTTACGGACAGCCCCAGCATCAGGATAGAGAGTGATGATCGGGGGCTGGGATGCCTCTTTGGATAGGACTGATAAAGATTCCCGCAGGGTTTCAGGAGATGAGGCCCACATGCCCCTGCTGCCCCTATGACGGGGATATTGAGGCGAGTGCTAGTGAGATAAGGCTTAACCCCAGTTCCTTCCACAAGGGCAATCCGCGAATAGGGACCAAAGGACTTGTAGACGGCTAAGGGAATTTCACCGTTGACGTGAGGACCATTGCCGTCAGGATGGCGACGGGTTGAGCTGGATAGCCAGATATAGCGGTTGTCCTGATGAACATTCCGCTTCCGCAACTGCAAGGCCACGATTTGACCGTGGACATCATAGAGAGGCCACAGATACCCTCCCTGAGAATTGAGGATGCCACCGGGGAGAACACCGGGTAGATCTGAGGATAAGTTTTGGACTCTTTGGAACTGGCCCACGGAGACGGCATCGAAACCCTTGATTTCAGCCTGGGACATGCCCCGCCGATCCAAGTCTCCTTGATCCATTGAGCAGAGGGAGAGACCAGAGAGTAGCTTTCGGTACTGCTGATCTCGGAGTTGGGGAGGGAGTTCTCTAGCAATGCGTTGGCGACGTTCTTCATCGGCCTTCTGATCGCGGATGGCTTTGCGGGCTTTCCAGTCAATAGAGTTGTAGTCTTTGCCTGTGTGGGGTGCCCAAATACCCCAGGTGTTATCTTTCGATAGCTTGCGGAACTGATAGCCGTTGATTATACCGACATCATAGGTTTCGTTGAGGCAAAGGATGATTTCGTCGCCTTTACTGCATCGTCCATCATTAGAGTCACAGATTGGGCAATGGTTACTTCTTTTGAAAGGGGTCAGCTTCGAGGTGCTTCTCGTTGAGGAGCCAAAGCCGAGGTGAGTTGAATTGAGATCTAGGAGAGTGGAGGTCATGGGTTGCCTCCTTGATACATAGGTGTAAATGTCGATTCCCGAGCCAT is part of the Acaryochloris marina S15 genome and encodes:
- a CDS encoding SDR family oxidoreductase, with the translated sequence MKLQGKTALVTGASRGIGRAIAQELAKQGMQKIILVARSQDRLLMVADEIDVMGTEAIALPLDLTQTVEVNIAIANAWKQHGPIHLLVNCAGVAHQSPFLQTKLPKVQEELSLNLMGIYTMTHFLARRMASKKEGRIVNVSSLMGKIGAPTMATYSATKFAILGFTQALRSELSPYNIKVTALLPSLTETDMTHNTQRFRWVASMTPEKVAKVFVDSLGKESPEILVGWQSHLAVLGNRLAPGVLEWCLKLTAPKADKQTMKKPIFSSGF
- a CDS encoding plasmid replication protein, CyRepA1 family, giving the protein MEEWGYEVEVAWWGQNYKDNAVDVDELTPVELAQIVFKPTWFFNSLGLEYELGQLFMKLNGLTDTPTAIINKQYIELSDLGVIDPGSVVAIASMCGTGKTEMLKSLVQGVKGQVIMPGYRNNLLYNTEERFTSKDAYGNTLYNLIHLFRLQKEYKGDISMGFRSERSILLCFDSLLKIDVDDIEPDSCIILDEADAALFHVLSGQTLGDRQNQILEHFHAIANRVLETRGNIILLEDSLSQIPIDYIKGITGGKYNTKIVVNEFKPNDNFPTKVFSGQTSQFLERILTAVADNERFIVVATSQEFLEKLERMIADVNPEFAKGILRHDRKTSERPENKIFQANPTQFVEEYQPTALFLSPTAESGVSIDEPRLIPYFSRVFCYASSNHARSVYQQLWRYRAKVTREIYVTRKAHIPDIPSIKSVEQCIMLQSKYGQDVAASIDLEQQLVHDQSPETAQQLAALKAYQQNPNNIHNVSFARYQTRSIASLLALRESLLVLLEGHGHPIELEELKERNSTVVEAFSKVRKQIEVETAVMLGTADGERFTVEQAIRVMGSSSATYADTLDAKKSLLQDELPGVELTDEFIHQVCVEHRGRLKSATKLHWMSYHPEVAEELDRRNFMKQLNSKFVLTHRLSNNRIQVQLLRDIGVFDLVDTYNVTSKDYEAYDQALEKGRQVQRQRQSLRLEVKGLSGQISELVQEQKVIQAKLTALGRKAHPRKKKLKGELEQLEQQKQGLKGQKQSLLDAIEQQSQAFTQARYEQVEARMRMEIMVMSEVDQRLEDIKVKALEYRYQIYRHFRNVICEGQSALAIANKLIKRVAHELVKVGSEESVSLYVIRYSGNEAYKDQMLKAFQAKWNQRLEKNRPSCELCNKEDDLITETEKRSEIDGFCHGSDQEIGQEEGGDDGISVDSEVILGGGDGSGAVIGANKGVSRILCKLNHLVNRESFRELNSKSC